From Pan troglodytes isolate AG18354 chromosome 9, NHGRI_mPanTro3-v2.0_pri, whole genome shotgun sequence, the proteins below share one genomic window:
- the CTNND1 gene encoding catenin delta-1 isoform X18, protein MANGTLTRRHQDHSHLLYSTIPRMQEPGQIVETYTEEDPEGAMSVVSVETSDDGTTRRTETTVKKVVKTVTTRTVQPVTMGPDGLPVDASSVSNNYIQTLGRDFRKNGNGGPGPYVGQAGTATLPRNFHYPPDGYSRHYEDGYPGGSDNYGSLSRVTRIEERYRPSMEGYRAPSRQDVYGPQPQVRVGGSSVDLHRFHPEPYGLEDDQRSMGYDDLDYGMMSDYGTARRTGTPSDPRRRLRSYEDMIGEEVPSDQYYWAPLAQHERGSLASLDSLRKGGPPPPNWRQPELPEVIAMLGFRLDAVKSNAAAYLQHLCYRNDKVKTDVRKLKGIPVLVGLLDHPKKEVHLGACGALKNISFGRDQDNKIAIKNCDGVPALVRLLRKARDMDLTEVITGTLWNLSSHDSIKMEIVDHALHALTDEVIIPHSGWEREPNEDCKPRHIEWESVLTNTAGCLRNVSSERSEARRKLRECDGLVDALIFIVQAEIGQKDSDSKLVENCVCLLRNLSYQVHREIPQAERYQEAAPNVANNTGPHAASCFGAKKGKGKKPIEDPANDTVDFPKRTCPARGYELLFQPEVVRIYISLLKESKTPAILEASAGAIQNLCAGRWTYGRYIRSALRQEKALSAIADLLTNEHERVVKAASGALRNLAVDARNKELIGKHAIPNLVKNLPGGQQNSSWNFSEDTVISILNTINEVIAENLEAAKKLRETQGIEKLVLINKSGNRSEKEVRAAALVLQTIWGYKELRKPLEKEGWKKSDFQVNLNNASRSQSSHSYDDSTLPLIDRNQKSDNNYSTPNERGDHNRTLDRSGDLGDMEPLKGTTPLMQKI, encoded by the exons ATGGCCAACGGCACACTCACCCGCCGGCATCAG GATCACAGTCACCTTCTATATAGCACCATCCCCAGGATGCAGGAGCCGGGGCAGATCGTGGAGACCTACACGGAGGAGGATCCTGAGGGAGCCATGTCTGTAGTCTCTGTGGAGACCTCAGATGATGGGACCACTCGGCGCACAGAGACCACG GTCAAGAAAGTAGTGAAGACTGTGACAACACGGACAGTACAGCCAGTCACTATGGGACCAGACGGGTTGCCTGTGGATGCTTCATCAGTTTCTAACAACTATATCCAGACTTTGGGTCGTGATTTCCGCAAGAATGGCAATGGGGGACCTGGTCCCTATGTGGGGCAAGCTGGCACTGCTACCCTTCCTAGGAACTTCCACTACCCTCCTGATGGTTATAGTCGCCACTATGAAGATGGTTATCCAGGTGGCAGTGATAACTATGGCAGTCTGTCCCGGGTGACCCGCATTGAGGAGCGGTATAGGCCCAGCATGGAAGGCTACCGGGCACCTAGTAGACAGGATGTGTATGGGCCCCAACCCCAGGTTCGGGTAGGTGGGAGCAGCGTGGATCTGCATCGCTTTCATCCAGAGCCTTATGGGCTAGAGGATGACCAGCGTAGTATGGGCTATGATGACCTGGATTATGGTATGATGTCTGATTATGGCACTGCCCGTCGGACTGGGACACCCTCTGACCCTCGTCGGCGCCTCAG GAGCTATGAAGACATGATTGGTGAGGAGGTGCCATCGGATCAATACTATTGGGCTCCTTTGGCCCAGCATGAGCGAGGAAGTTTAGCAAGCTTGGATAGCCTGCGCAAAGGAGGGCCTCCACCTCCTAATTGGAGACAGCCAGAGCTGCCAGAGGTGATCGCCATGCTTGGATTCCGCTTGGATGCTGTCAAGTCCAATGCAGCTGCATACCTGCAACACTTATGCTACCGCAATGACAAGGTGAAGACTGACGTGCGGAAGCTCAAGGGCATCCCAGTACTGGTGGGATTGTTAGACCATCCCAAAAAGGAAGTGCACCTTGGAGCCTGTGGAGCTCTCAAGAATATCTCTTTTGGACGTGACCAGGATAACAAGATTGCCATAAAAAACTGTGATGGTGTGCCTGCCCTTGTGCGATTGCTTCGAAAGGCTCGTGATATGGACCTTACTGAAGTTATTACCG GAACCCTGTGGAATCTTTCATCCCATGACTCAATCAAAATGGAGATTGTGGACCATGCACTGCATGCCTTGACAGATGAAGTGATCATTCCTCATTCTGGTTGGGAGCGGGAACCTAATGAAGACTGTAAGCCACGCCATATTGAGTGGGAATCGGTGCTCACCAACACAGCTGGCTGCCTTAG GAATGTAAGCTCAGAGAGGAGTGAAGCTCGCCGGAAACTTCGGGAATGTGATGGTTTAGTTGATGCCCTCATTTTCATTGTTCAGGCTGAGATTGGGCAGAAGGATTCAGACAGCAAG CTTGTAGAGAACTGTGTTTGCCTCCTTCGGAACTTATCATATCAAGTTCACCGGGAGATCCCACAGGCAGAGCGTTACCAAGAGGCAGCTCCCAATGTTGCCAACAATACTGGGCCACATGCTGCCAGTTGCTTTGGGGCCAAGAAGGGCAAAG ggAAAAAACCTATAGAGGATCCAGCAAACGATACAGTGGATTTCCCTAAAAGAACGTGTCCAGCTCGAG GCTATGAGCTCTTATTTCAGCCAGAGGTGGTTCGGATATACATCTCACTTCTTAAGGAGAGCAAGACTCCTGCCATCCTAGAAGCCTCAGCTGGAGCTATCCAGAACTTGTGTGCTGGGCGCTGGACG TATGGTCGATACATCCGCTCTGCTCTGCGTCAAGAGAAGGCTCTTTCTGCCATAGCTGACCTCCTGACTAATGAACATGAACGGGTGGTGAAAGCTGCATCTGGAGCACTGAGAAACCTGGCTGTGGATGCTCGCAACAAAGAATTAATTG GTAAACATGCTATTCCTAACTTGGTAAAGAATCTGCCAGGAGGACAGCAGAACTCCTCTTGGAATTTCTCTGAGGacactgtcatctctattttGAACACTATCAACGAGGTTATTGCTGAGAACTTGGAGGCTGCCAAAAAGCTTCGAGAGACACAGGGTATTGAGAAGCTGGTGTTGATCAACAAATCAGG GAACCGCTCAGAAAAAGAAGTTCGAGCAGCAGCACTTGTATTACAGACAATCTGGGGATATAAGGAACTGCGGAAGCCACTGGAAAAAGAAGGATGGAAGAAATCAGACTTTCAG GTGAATCTAAACAATGCTTCC
- the CTNND1 gene encoding catenin delta-1 isoform X20, producing the protein MQEPGQIVETYTEEDPEGAMSVVSVETSDDGTTRRTETTVKKVVKTVTTRTVQPVTMGPDGLPVDASSVSNNYIQTLGRDFRKNGNGGPGPYVGQAGTATLPRNFHYPPDGYSRHYEDGYPGGSDNYGSLSRVTRIEERYRPSMEGYRAPSRQDVYGPQPQVRVGGSSVDLHRFHPEPYGLEDDQRSMGYDDLDYGMMSDYGTARRTGTPSDPRRRLRSYEDMIGEEVPSDQYYWAPLAQHERGSLASLDSLRKGGPPPPNWRQPELPEVIAMLGFRLDAVKSNAAAYLQHLCYRNDKVKTDVRKLKGIPVLVGLLDHPKKEVHLGACGALKNISFGRDQDNKIAIKNCDGVPALVRLLRKARDMDLTEVITGTLWNLSSHDSIKMEIVDHALHALTDEVIIPHSGWEREPNEDCKPRHIEWESVLTNTAGCLRNVSSERSEARRKLRECDGLVDALIFIVQAEIGQKDSDSKLVENCVCLLRNLSYQVHREIPQAERYQEAAPNVANNTGPHAASCFGAKKGKGKKPIEDPANDTVDFPKRTCPARGYELLFQPEVVRIYISLLKESKTPAILEASAGAIQNLCAGRWTYGRYIRSALRQEKALSAIADLLTNEHERVVKAASGALRNLAVDARNKELIGKHAIPNLVKNLPGGQQNSSWNFSEDTVISILNTINEVIAENLEAAKKLRETQGIEKLVLINKSGNRSEKEVRAAALVLQTIWGYKELRKPLEKEGWKKSDFQVNLNNASRSQSSHSYDDSTLPLIDRNQKSDKKPDREEIQMSNMGSNTKSLDNNYSTPNERGDHNRTLDRSGDLGDMEPLKGTTPLMKI; encoded by the exons ATGCAGGAGCCGGGGCAGATCGTGGAGACCTACACGGAGGAGGATCCTGAGGGAGCCATGTCTGTAGTCTCTGTGGAGACCTCAGATGATGGGACCACTCGGCGCACAGAGACCACG GTCAAGAAAGTAGTGAAGACTGTGACAACACGGACAGTACAGCCAGTCACTATGGGACCAGACGGGTTGCCTGTGGATGCTTCATCAGTTTCTAACAACTATATCCAGACTTTGGGTCGTGATTTCCGCAAGAATGGCAATGGGGGACCTGGTCCCTATGTGGGGCAAGCTGGCACTGCTACCCTTCCTAGGAACTTCCACTACCCTCCTGATGGTTATAGTCGCCACTATGAAGATGGTTATCCAGGTGGCAGTGATAACTATGGCAGTCTGTCCCGGGTGACCCGCATTGAGGAGCGGTATAGGCCCAGCATGGAAGGCTACCGGGCACCTAGTAGACAGGATGTGTATGGGCCCCAACCCCAGGTTCGGGTAGGTGGGAGCAGCGTGGATCTGCATCGCTTTCATCCAGAGCCTTATGGGCTAGAGGATGACCAGCGTAGTATGGGCTATGATGACCTGGATTATGGTATGATGTCTGATTATGGCACTGCCCGTCGGACTGGGACACCCTCTGACCCTCGTCGGCGCCTCAG GAGCTATGAAGACATGATTGGTGAGGAGGTGCCATCGGATCAATACTATTGGGCTCCTTTGGCCCAGCATGAGCGAGGAAGTTTAGCAAGCTTGGATAGCCTGCGCAAAGGAGGGCCTCCACCTCCTAATTGGAGACAGCCAGAGCTGCCAGAGGTGATCGCCATGCTTGGATTCCGCTTGGATGCTGTCAAGTCCAATGCAGCTGCATACCTGCAACACTTATGCTACCGCAATGACAAGGTGAAGACTGACGTGCGGAAGCTCAAGGGCATCCCAGTACTGGTGGGATTGTTAGACCATCCCAAAAAGGAAGTGCACCTTGGAGCCTGTGGAGCTCTCAAGAATATCTCTTTTGGACGTGACCAGGATAACAAGATTGCCATAAAAAACTGTGATGGTGTGCCTGCCCTTGTGCGATTGCTTCGAAAGGCTCGTGATATGGACCTTACTGAAGTTATTACCG GAACCCTGTGGAATCTTTCATCCCATGACTCAATCAAAATGGAGATTGTGGACCATGCACTGCATGCCTTGACAGATGAAGTGATCATTCCTCATTCTGGTTGGGAGCGGGAACCTAATGAAGACTGTAAGCCACGCCATATTGAGTGGGAATCGGTGCTCACCAACACAGCTGGCTGCCTTAG GAATGTAAGCTCAGAGAGGAGTGAAGCTCGCCGGAAACTTCGGGAATGTGATGGTTTAGTTGATGCCCTCATTTTCATTGTTCAGGCTGAGATTGGGCAGAAGGATTCAGACAGCAAG CTTGTAGAGAACTGTGTTTGCCTCCTTCGGAACTTATCATATCAAGTTCACCGGGAGATCCCACAGGCAGAGCGTTACCAAGAGGCAGCTCCCAATGTTGCCAACAATACTGGGCCACATGCTGCCAGTTGCTTTGGGGCCAAGAAGGGCAAAG ggAAAAAACCTATAGAGGATCCAGCAAACGATACAGTGGATTTCCCTAAAAGAACGTGTCCAGCTCGAG GCTATGAGCTCTTATTTCAGCCAGAGGTGGTTCGGATATACATCTCACTTCTTAAGGAGAGCAAGACTCCTGCCATCCTAGAAGCCTCAGCTGGAGCTATCCAGAACTTGTGTGCTGGGCGCTGGACG TATGGTCGATACATCCGCTCTGCTCTGCGTCAAGAGAAGGCTCTTTCTGCCATAGCTGACCTCCTGACTAATGAACATGAACGGGTGGTGAAAGCTGCATCTGGAGCACTGAGAAACCTGGCTGTGGATGCTCGCAACAAAGAATTAATTG GTAAACATGCTATTCCTAACTTGGTAAAGAATCTGCCAGGAGGACAGCAGAACTCCTCTTGGAATTTCTCTGAGGacactgtcatctctattttGAACACTATCAACGAGGTTATTGCTGAGAACTTGGAGGCTGCCAAAAAGCTTCGAGAGACACAGGGTATTGAGAAGCTGGTGTTGATCAACAAATCAGG GAACCGCTCAGAAAAAGAAGTTCGAGCAGCAGCACTTGTATTACAGACAATCTGGGGATATAAGGAACTGCGGAAGCCACTGGAAAAAGAAGGATGGAAGAAATCAGACTTTCAG GTGAATCTAAACAATGCTTCC
- the CTNND1 gene encoding catenin delta-1 isoform X17: MQEPGQIVETYTEEDPEGAMSVVSVETSDDGTTRRTETTVKKVVKTVTTRTVQPVTMGPDGLPVDASSVSNNYIQTLGRDFRKNGNGGPGPYVGQAGTATLPRNFHYPPDGYSRHYEDGYPGGSDNYGSLSRVTRIEERYRPSMEGYRAPSRQDVYGPQPQVRVGGSSVDLHRFHPEPYGLEDDQRSMGYDDLDYGMMSDYGTARRTGTPSDPRRRLRSYEDMIGEEVPSDQYYWAPLAQHERGSLASLDSLRKGGPPPPNWRQPELPEVIAMLGFRLDAVKSNAAAYLQHLCYRNDKVKTDVRKLKGIPVLVGLLDHPKKEVHLGACGALKNISFGRDQDNKIAIKNCDGVPALVRLLRKARDMDLTEVITGTLWNLSSHDSIKMEIVDHALHALTDEVIIPHSGWEREPNEDCKPRHIEWESVLTNTAGCLRNVSSERSEARRKLRECDGLVDALIFIVQAEIGQKDSDSKLVENCVCLLRNLSYQVHREIPQAERYQEAAPNVANNTGPHAASCFGAKKGKDEWFSRGKKPIEDPANDTVDFPKRTCPARGYELLFQPEVVRIYISLLKESKTPAILEASAGAIQNLCAGRWTYGRYIRSALRQEKALSAIADLLTNEHERVVKAASGALRNLAVDARNKELIGKHAIPNLVKNLPGGQQNSSWNFSEDTVISILNTINEVIAENLEAAKKLRETQGIEKLVLINKSGNRSEKEVRAAALVLQTIWGYKELRKPLEKEGWKKSDFQVNLNNASRSQSSHSYDDSTLPLIDRNQKSDKKPDREEIQMSNMGSNTKSLDNNYSTPNERGDHNRTLDRSGDLGDMEPLKGTTPLMQKI, translated from the exons ATGCAGGAGCCGGGGCAGATCGTGGAGACCTACACGGAGGAGGATCCTGAGGGAGCCATGTCTGTAGTCTCTGTGGAGACCTCAGATGATGGGACCACTCGGCGCACAGAGACCACG GTCAAGAAAGTAGTGAAGACTGTGACAACACGGACAGTACAGCCAGTCACTATGGGACCAGACGGGTTGCCTGTGGATGCTTCATCAGTTTCTAACAACTATATCCAGACTTTGGGTCGTGATTTCCGCAAGAATGGCAATGGGGGACCTGGTCCCTATGTGGGGCAAGCTGGCACTGCTACCCTTCCTAGGAACTTCCACTACCCTCCTGATGGTTATAGTCGCCACTATGAAGATGGTTATCCAGGTGGCAGTGATAACTATGGCAGTCTGTCCCGGGTGACCCGCATTGAGGAGCGGTATAGGCCCAGCATGGAAGGCTACCGGGCACCTAGTAGACAGGATGTGTATGGGCCCCAACCCCAGGTTCGGGTAGGTGGGAGCAGCGTGGATCTGCATCGCTTTCATCCAGAGCCTTATGGGCTAGAGGATGACCAGCGTAGTATGGGCTATGATGACCTGGATTATGGTATGATGTCTGATTATGGCACTGCCCGTCGGACTGGGACACCCTCTGACCCTCGTCGGCGCCTCAG GAGCTATGAAGACATGATTGGTGAGGAGGTGCCATCGGATCAATACTATTGGGCTCCTTTGGCCCAGCATGAGCGAGGAAGTTTAGCAAGCTTGGATAGCCTGCGCAAAGGAGGGCCTCCACCTCCTAATTGGAGACAGCCAGAGCTGCCAGAGGTGATCGCCATGCTTGGATTCCGCTTGGATGCTGTCAAGTCCAATGCAGCTGCATACCTGCAACACTTATGCTACCGCAATGACAAGGTGAAGACTGACGTGCGGAAGCTCAAGGGCATCCCAGTACTGGTGGGATTGTTAGACCATCCCAAAAAGGAAGTGCACCTTGGAGCCTGTGGAGCTCTCAAGAATATCTCTTTTGGACGTGACCAGGATAACAAGATTGCCATAAAAAACTGTGATGGTGTGCCTGCCCTTGTGCGATTGCTTCGAAAGGCTCGTGATATGGACCTTACTGAAGTTATTACCG GAACCCTGTGGAATCTTTCATCCCATGACTCAATCAAAATGGAGATTGTGGACCATGCACTGCATGCCTTGACAGATGAAGTGATCATTCCTCATTCTGGTTGGGAGCGGGAACCTAATGAAGACTGTAAGCCACGCCATATTGAGTGGGAATCGGTGCTCACCAACACAGCTGGCTGCCTTAG GAATGTAAGCTCAGAGAGGAGTGAAGCTCGCCGGAAACTTCGGGAATGTGATGGTTTAGTTGATGCCCTCATTTTCATTGTTCAGGCTGAGATTGGGCAGAAGGATTCAGACAGCAAG CTTGTAGAGAACTGTGTTTGCCTCCTTCGGAACTTATCATATCAAGTTCACCGGGAGATCCCACAGGCAGAGCGTTACCAAGAGGCAGCTCCCAATGTTGCCAACAATACTGGGCCACATGCTGCCAGTTGCTTTGGGGCCAAGAAGGGCAAAG ATGAGTGGTTCTCCAGAG ggAAAAAACCTATAGAGGATCCAGCAAACGATACAGTGGATTTCCCTAAAAGAACGTGTCCAGCTCGAG GCTATGAGCTCTTATTTCAGCCAGAGGTGGTTCGGATATACATCTCACTTCTTAAGGAGAGCAAGACTCCTGCCATCCTAGAAGCCTCAGCTGGAGCTATCCAGAACTTGTGTGCTGGGCGCTGGACG TATGGTCGATACATCCGCTCTGCTCTGCGTCAAGAGAAGGCTCTTTCTGCCATAGCTGACCTCCTGACTAATGAACATGAACGGGTGGTGAAAGCTGCATCTGGAGCACTGAGAAACCTGGCTGTGGATGCTCGCAACAAAGAATTAATTG GTAAACATGCTATTCCTAACTTGGTAAAGAATCTGCCAGGAGGACAGCAGAACTCCTCTTGGAATTTCTCTGAGGacactgtcatctctattttGAACACTATCAACGAGGTTATTGCTGAGAACTTGGAGGCTGCCAAAAAGCTTCGAGAGACACAGGGTATTGAGAAGCTGGTGTTGATCAACAAATCAGG GAACCGCTCAGAAAAAGAAGTTCGAGCAGCAGCACTTGTATTACAGACAATCTGGGGATATAAGGAACTGCGGAAGCCACTGGAAAAAGAAGGATGGAAGAAATCAGACTTTCAG GTGAATCTAAACAATGCTTCC
- the CTNND1 gene encoding catenin delta-1 isoform X19: MQEPGQIVETYTEEDPEGAMSVVSVETSDDGTTRRTETTVKKVVKTVTTRTVQPVTMGPDGLPVDASSVSNNYIQTLGRDFRKNGNGGPGPYVGQAGTATLPRNFHYPPDGYSRHYEDGYPGGSDNYGSLSRVTRIEERYRPSMEGYRAPSRQDVYGPQPQVRVGGSSVDLHRFHPEPYGLEDDQRSMGYDDLDYGMMSDYGTARRTGTPSDPRRRLRSYEDMIGEEVPSDQYYWAPLAQHERGSLASLDSLRKGGPPPPNWRQPELPEVIAMLGFRLDAVKSNAAAYLQHLCYRNDKVKTDVRKLKGIPVLVGLLDHPKKEVHLGACGALKNISFGRDQDNKIAIKNCDGVPALVRLLRKARDMDLTEVITGTLWNLSSHDSIKMEIVDHALHALTDEVIIPHSGWEREPNEDCKPRHIEWESVLTNTAGCLRNVSSERSEARRKLRECDGLVDALIFIVQAEIGQKDSDSKLVENCVCLLRNLSYQVHREIPQAERYQEAAPNVANNTGPHAASCFGAKKGKGKKPIEDPANDTVDFPKRTCPARGYELLFQPEVVRIYISLLKESKTPAILEASAGAIQNLCAGRWTYGRYIRSALRQEKALSAIADLLTNEHERVVKAASGALRNLAVDARNKELIGKHAIPNLVKNLPGGQQNSSWNFSEDTVISILNTINEVIAENLEAAKKLRETQGIEKLVLINKSGNRSEKEVRAAALVLQTIWGYKELRKPLEKEGWKKSDFQVNLNNASRSQSSHSYDDSTLPLIDRNQKSDKKPDREEIQMSNMGSNTKSLDNNYSTPNERGDHNRTLDRSGDLGDMEPLKGTTPLMQKI, translated from the exons ATGCAGGAGCCGGGGCAGATCGTGGAGACCTACACGGAGGAGGATCCTGAGGGAGCCATGTCTGTAGTCTCTGTGGAGACCTCAGATGATGGGACCACTCGGCGCACAGAGACCACG GTCAAGAAAGTAGTGAAGACTGTGACAACACGGACAGTACAGCCAGTCACTATGGGACCAGACGGGTTGCCTGTGGATGCTTCATCAGTTTCTAACAACTATATCCAGACTTTGGGTCGTGATTTCCGCAAGAATGGCAATGGGGGACCTGGTCCCTATGTGGGGCAAGCTGGCACTGCTACCCTTCCTAGGAACTTCCACTACCCTCCTGATGGTTATAGTCGCCACTATGAAGATGGTTATCCAGGTGGCAGTGATAACTATGGCAGTCTGTCCCGGGTGACCCGCATTGAGGAGCGGTATAGGCCCAGCATGGAAGGCTACCGGGCACCTAGTAGACAGGATGTGTATGGGCCCCAACCCCAGGTTCGGGTAGGTGGGAGCAGCGTGGATCTGCATCGCTTTCATCCAGAGCCTTATGGGCTAGAGGATGACCAGCGTAGTATGGGCTATGATGACCTGGATTATGGTATGATGTCTGATTATGGCACTGCCCGTCGGACTGGGACACCCTCTGACCCTCGTCGGCGCCTCAG GAGCTATGAAGACATGATTGGTGAGGAGGTGCCATCGGATCAATACTATTGGGCTCCTTTGGCCCAGCATGAGCGAGGAAGTTTAGCAAGCTTGGATAGCCTGCGCAAAGGAGGGCCTCCACCTCCTAATTGGAGACAGCCAGAGCTGCCAGAGGTGATCGCCATGCTTGGATTCCGCTTGGATGCTGTCAAGTCCAATGCAGCTGCATACCTGCAACACTTATGCTACCGCAATGACAAGGTGAAGACTGACGTGCGGAAGCTCAAGGGCATCCCAGTACTGGTGGGATTGTTAGACCATCCCAAAAAGGAAGTGCACCTTGGAGCCTGTGGAGCTCTCAAGAATATCTCTTTTGGACGTGACCAGGATAACAAGATTGCCATAAAAAACTGTGATGGTGTGCCTGCCCTTGTGCGATTGCTTCGAAAGGCTCGTGATATGGACCTTACTGAAGTTATTACCG GAACCCTGTGGAATCTTTCATCCCATGACTCAATCAAAATGGAGATTGTGGACCATGCACTGCATGCCTTGACAGATGAAGTGATCATTCCTCATTCTGGTTGGGAGCGGGAACCTAATGAAGACTGTAAGCCACGCCATATTGAGTGGGAATCGGTGCTCACCAACACAGCTGGCTGCCTTAG GAATGTAAGCTCAGAGAGGAGTGAAGCTCGCCGGAAACTTCGGGAATGTGATGGTTTAGTTGATGCCCTCATTTTCATTGTTCAGGCTGAGATTGGGCAGAAGGATTCAGACAGCAAG CTTGTAGAGAACTGTGTTTGCCTCCTTCGGAACTTATCATATCAAGTTCACCGGGAGATCCCACAGGCAGAGCGTTACCAAGAGGCAGCTCCCAATGTTGCCAACAATACTGGGCCACATGCTGCCAGTTGCTTTGGGGCCAAGAAGGGCAAAG ggAAAAAACCTATAGAGGATCCAGCAAACGATACAGTGGATTTCCCTAAAAGAACGTGTCCAGCTCGAG GCTATGAGCTCTTATTTCAGCCAGAGGTGGTTCGGATATACATCTCACTTCTTAAGGAGAGCAAGACTCCTGCCATCCTAGAAGCCTCAGCTGGAGCTATCCAGAACTTGTGTGCTGGGCGCTGGACG TATGGTCGATACATCCGCTCTGCTCTGCGTCAAGAGAAGGCTCTTTCTGCCATAGCTGACCTCCTGACTAATGAACATGAACGGGTGGTGAAAGCTGCATCTGGAGCACTGAGAAACCTGGCTGTGGATGCTCGCAACAAAGAATTAATTG GTAAACATGCTATTCCTAACTTGGTAAAGAATCTGCCAGGAGGACAGCAGAACTCCTCTTGGAATTTCTCTGAGGacactgtcatctctattttGAACACTATCAACGAGGTTATTGCTGAGAACTTGGAGGCTGCCAAAAAGCTTCGAGAGACACAGGGTATTGAGAAGCTGGTGTTGATCAACAAATCAGG GAACCGCTCAGAAAAAGAAGTTCGAGCAGCAGCACTTGTATTACAGACAATCTGGGGATATAAGGAACTGCGGAAGCCACTGGAAAAAGAAGGATGGAAGAAATCAGACTTTCAG GTGAATCTAAACAATGCTTCC